The Pseudomonas parafulva genome includes a window with the following:
- a CDS encoding uroporphyrinogen-III synthase: MSPWRLLLTRPAEECAALAHTLGEAGIASSCMPLLAIEPVMLQRPQLELLKELSTYQGFIVVSKPAARLLLAAAEQRQLSLPPQGWFTVGAATAAVLQDAQLDVSFPAGGDDSEALLELPALQQVLANPAPRILIVRGVGGRELLAERLAQLGATVDYLELYRRNLPPYPAGYLLHRIEAERLNGLVVSSGQGFEHLQQLAGSQWPQLARLPVFVPSPRVAEQARAAGAQHVVDCRGASATALLAAVQRSAAPADPGAKL, from the coding sequence GTGAGCCCTTGGCGCCTGCTGTTGACCCGACCCGCCGAGGAGTGTGCAGCGCTTGCCCACACACTGGGCGAAGCCGGCATAGCCAGCAGCTGCATGCCTTTGCTTGCAATCGAACCTGTCATGCTGCAGCGGCCGCAGTTGGAATTGCTCAAGGAACTGTCCACTTACCAGGGGTTCATCGTGGTCAGTAAACCGGCCGCCAGGCTGCTGCTGGCGGCAGCGGAGCAGCGGCAGCTATCCCTACCGCCCCAGGGTTGGTTCACGGTAGGCGCGGCTACAGCTGCGGTGCTGCAGGATGCACAGCTTGATGTCAGCTTCCCCGCAGGCGGGGACGACAGTGAAGCCCTGCTCGAATTGCCTGCGCTGCAACAGGTACTGGCGAACCCAGCGCCGCGCATCTTGATCGTGCGGGGTGTCGGAGGTCGCGAACTGCTGGCAGAGCGTCTTGCTCAGCTAGGTGCTACCGTCGATTATCTGGAACTGTATCGCCGCAACCTGCCGCCCTACCCTGCAGGCTACCTGTTGCATCGCATCGAAGCGGAACGCCTTAATGGCCTGGTGGTCAGCAGTGGACAGGGTTTCGAACACTTGCAGCAACTGGCTGGTAGCCAATGGCCGCAGCTGGCACGCTTGCCGGTGTTCGTACCGAGCCCGCGGGTCGCCGAACAGGCCCGGGCCGCAGGTGCCCAACACGTTGTGGATTGCCGTGGCGCCAGCGCCACGGCCTTGCTGGCAGCCGTGCAGCGCAGCGCTGCACCTGCCGACCCAGGCGCCAAGCTCTAA
- a CDS encoding glutathione S-transferase has translation MLKLHGFPVSNYYNMVKLALLEKGAPFEEVLFFSGQTPQVLEVSPRGKVPVLQTEHGFLSETTVILDYIEQTQGGKALLPADPYAKAKVHELVKEIELYIELPARTCYAEAFFGMPVEPLVKEKARTELLAGFATLKRNGRFAPYVAGGQLTLADLMFCFSVDLACAVGKKVLNIDFLEDFPQAKALLELMGQNPHMAKIVADKEAAMPSFLEMMRNRR, from the coding sequence ATGCTCAAGCTCCACGGATTCCCTGTCAGCAACTACTACAACATGGTCAAATTGGCCTTGTTGGAAAAGGGCGCGCCTTTCGAAGAAGTCCTGTTCTTCAGCGGTCAGACGCCTCAGGTGCTGGAAGTCAGCCCACGGGGCAAGGTGCCGGTACTGCAGACCGAGCACGGCTTTCTCAGCGAAACCACGGTGATCCTCGACTACATCGAGCAGACCCAGGGCGGCAAGGCGCTGCTTCCCGCTGATCCGTACGCAAAGGCGAAGGTGCATGAGTTGGTCAAGGAGATCGAGCTGTACATCGAGCTCCCTGCGCGTACATGCTACGCCGAAGCATTCTTTGGCATGCCCGTGGAACCCTTGGTCAAGGAAAAGGCGCGCACCGAGCTTCTGGCAGGTTTTGCCACGCTCAAGCGCAACGGGCGTTTTGCACCTTACGTGGCAGGCGGGCAATTGACCCTGGCCGACCTGATGTTCTGCTTCTCGGTCGACCTGGCATGCGCCGTAGGCAAGAAAGTGCTCAACATCGACTTCCTTGAAGATTTCCCTCAGGCCAAGGCATTGCTCGAACTAATGGGGCAGAACCCCCACATGGCGAAAATCGTCGCAGACAAGGAAGCGGCAATGCCGTCCTTCCTGGAAATGATGCGCAACAGGCGCTGA
- a CDS encoding LytR/AlgR family response regulator transcription factor: MNVLIVDDEPQDLKRLSLMFGELEGYTVLEPSATNGEEALALIESLKPDIVLLDIGMPGLDGLQVAARLCEREAPPALVFCTGDDEYGEDAFKQASLIYVTKPVDGPALREALRKAERPNRGQLAALTRPGHEGSGPRSHISARTRKGIELIPIAQVIYFIADHKYVTLRHETGEVLLDEPLKALEDEFGDRFVRIHRNALVARERIERLQRTPLGHFQLYLQGLDGDALTVSRRHVAGMRKMMQTL; this comes from the coding sequence ATGAATGTCCTGATCGTTGATGACGAACCCCAAGACCTCAAGCGCCTAAGCCTAATGTTCGGTGAACTCGAGGGTTATACCGTGCTGGAGCCAAGTGCCACCAATGGTGAAGAGGCCCTTGCGCTGATCGAAAGCCTGAAACCCGACATTGTCCTGTTGGATATCGGAATGCCTGGCCTCGATGGTCTGCAGGTCGCCGCCCGACTGTGCGAGCGTGAGGCGCCGCCTGCGCTCGTGTTCTGTACCGGTGATGACGAGTATGGGGAAGATGCCTTCAAGCAAGCCTCCCTTATCTACGTGACCAAGCCTGTTGACGGGCCGGCGCTTCGGGAGGCACTGCGCAAGGCCGAGCGACCAAACCGCGGCCAGCTGGCCGCGCTCACGCGTCCAGGCCACGAGGGCAGTGGCCCTCGCAGCCACATCAGCGCCAGAACCCGCAAGGGCATCGAGTTGATCCCTATCGCTCAGGTCATCTACTTTATCGCCGATCACAAGTACGTGACCCTGCGTCATGAAACGGGCGAAGTGTTGCTCGACGAGCCGCTCAAGGCGCTTGAGGATGAATTTGGCGACCGTTTTGTGCGTATCCACCGCAATGCACTGGTTGCGCGGGAGCGGATCGAACGCCTGCAACGTACACCGCTGGGGCATTTCCAACTGTACCTTCAAGGGCTCGACGGTGATGCCCTGACCGTGAGCCGGCGCCATGTAGCAGGCATGCGCAAGATGATGCAGACCCTCTGA
- the hemC gene encoding hydroxymethylbilane synthase, giving the protein MSTREIRIATRKSALALWQAEYVKARLEQAHPGLKVSLVPMVSRGDKLLDAPLAKIGGKGLFVKELETALLEHEADIAVHSMKDVPMDFPEGLGLYCICEREDPRDAFVSNRFDSLQSLPAGSIVGTSSLRRQTQLLARRPDLQIRFLRGNVNTRLAKLDAGDYDAIILAAAGLIRLGFEARITDSISVDDSLPAGGQGAVGIECRSADAEIHALLAPLHHLDTADRVVAERALNKRLNGGCQVPIACYAVLEQDQLWLRGLVGHPDGGTLLVAQARAPRLQAEALGMQVAEDLLNQGAEAILKEVYGEAGHS; this is encoded by the coding sequence ATGTCCACTCGCGAAATCCGTATTGCCACCCGTAAAAGTGCCCTGGCCCTGTGGCAGGCCGAATACGTCAAGGCGCGCCTGGAACAGGCCCACCCTGGCCTGAAAGTCTCCCTGGTGCCCATGGTCAGTCGGGGTGACAAGCTGCTTGATGCACCCTTGGCCAAGATCGGCGGCAAAGGGCTGTTCGTCAAGGAACTGGAAACCGCTCTGCTCGAGCACGAAGCCGACATTGCCGTGCACTCGATGAAAGACGTCCCCATGGACTTTCCCGAGGGCCTTGGCCTGTATTGCATCTGCGAGCGTGAAGATCCGCGCGATGCCTTCGTTTCTAACCGATTCGACAGCCTCCAGTCGTTGCCCGCCGGCAGCATCGTCGGAACCTCGAGCCTGCGTCGACAGACCCAACTGCTGGCCCGTCGTCCCGACTTGCAAATCCGCTTTCTGCGCGGCAACGTCAATACACGCCTGGCCAAGCTCGACGCGGGTGACTACGACGCCATCATCCTGGCGGCAGCCGGGCTCATCCGCCTGGGCTTCGAAGCGCGAATCACCGACAGCATCAGCGTCGACGATAGCCTTCCTGCCGGGGGGCAAGGCGCCGTCGGCATCGAGTGCCGCAGCGCCGACGCAGAGATCCACGCGCTCCTTGCGCCTTTGCATCATCTCGATACGGCCGATCGTGTGGTAGCCGAGCGCGCCTTGAACAAGCGCCTCAACGGCGGTTGCCAAGTGCCGATCGCCTGTTATGCCGTGCTCGAACAAGACCAGCTGTGGCTTCGCGGCCTGGTAGGGCATCCAGACGGCGGTACCCTGTTGGTCGCCCAGGCCAGGGCGCCTCGTCTGCAAGCCGAAGCACTCGGTATGCAGGTGGCCGAAGACCTGCTCAACCAGGGCGCTGAGGCCATCCTCAAGGAAGTCTACGGCGAGGCAGGGCATTCGTGA
- the argH gene encoding argininosuccinate lyase, translated as MSTDKTNQSWGGRFSEPVDAFVARFTASVDFDKRLYRHDIMGSIAHATMLAQVGVLSDAERDTIIDGLKTIQGEIEAGTFDWRVDLEDVHMNIEARLTDRIGITGKKLHTGRSRNDQVATDIRLWLRDEIDLILAEITRLQEGLLEQAEREAETIMPGFTHLQTAQPVTFGHHLLAWFEMLSRDHERLVDCRKRTNRMPLGSAALAGTTYPIDRELTCKLLGFEAVAGNSLDGVSDRDFAIEFCAAASVAMMHLSRFSEELVLWTSAQFQFIDLPDRFCTGSSIMPQKKNPDVPELVRGKSGRVFGALTGLLTLMKGQPLAYNKDNQEDKEPLFDAADTLRDSLRAFADMIPAIKPKHAIMREAALRGFSTATDLADYLVRRGLPFRDCHEIVGHAVKYGVDSGKDLAEMSLEELRQFSDQIEQDVFAVLTLEGSVNARDHIGGTAPAQVRAAVARGKALLAAR; from the coding sequence ATGAGCACTGACAAGACCAATCAGTCCTGGGGCGGCCGCTTCAGTGAACCCGTAGACGCCTTCGTCGCCCGTTTCACGGCCTCGGTCGATTTCGACAAGCGCCTGTACCGCCACGACATCATGGGCTCCATCGCTCATGCCACCATGCTGGCGCAAGTCGGTGTGCTCAGCGATGCCGAGCGCGACACCATCATCGATGGGCTCAAGACCATCCAGGGCGAAATCGAGGCTGGCACCTTCGACTGGCGTGTCGACCTGGAAGACGTGCACATGAACATCGAAGCGCGCCTGACCGACCGCATTGGTATCACCGGCAAGAAACTGCACACCGGCCGTAGCCGCAATGACCAGGTCGCGACCGACATTCGCCTATGGCTGCGTGACGAAATTGACCTGATTCTGGCCGAAATCACCCGCCTACAAGAAGGGCTGCTGGAACAGGCCGAACGCGAAGCCGAAACCATCATGCCCGGCTTCACGCACCTGCAGACGGCACAGCCGGTGACCTTCGGCCACCACTTGCTGGCCTGGTTCGAAATGCTCAGCCGCGACCATGAACGCCTGGTCGACTGCCGCAAGCGTACCAACCGGATGCCATTGGGCAGTGCTGCGCTGGCCGGCACGACCTACCCCATCGACCGTGAGCTGACCTGCAAGCTGCTGGGCTTCGAAGCCGTGGCAGGCAACTCACTGGACGGCGTGTCGGACCGTGACTTCGCCATTGAATTCTGCGCCGCCGCCAGTGTGGCGATGATGCACCTCTCGCGCTTCTCCGAAGAACTGGTGCTGTGGACCAGTGCCCAGTTCCAGTTCATTGACCTGCCCGACCGATTCTGCACCGGCAGCTCGATCATGCCGCAGAAAAAGAACCCGGACGTGCCCGAGCTGGTGCGTGGCAAGAGCGGGCGCGTCTTCGGTGCACTGACTGGTTTGCTGACCCTGATGAAAGGCCAGCCGCTGGCCTACAACAAGGACAACCAGGAAGACAAGGAACCGCTGTTCGATGCCGCAGACACGCTGCGCGATTCGCTGCGTGCCTTCGCCGACATGATCCCGGCCATCAAACCCAAGCATGCCATCATGCGCGAGGCCGCCTTGCGCGGGTTCTCGACCGCAACGGACCTAGCCGACTACCTGGTGCGCCGTGGCCTGCCGTTCCGTGACTGTCACGAAATCGTGGGCCACGCGGTGAAGTACGGCGTCGATAGCGGCAAGGACCTGGCAGAGATGAGCCTGGAAGAGCTCCGTCAATTCAGTGACCAGATCGAACAGGACGTATTCGCCGTCCTTACGCTGGAAGGCTCGGTAAATGCCCGTGATCACATCGGTGGTACGGCACCGGCGCAGGTACGTGCAGCGGTGGCGCGCGGCAAGGCGTTGCTGGCCGCACGCTAA